One segment of Allorhodopirellula heiligendammensis DNA contains the following:
- a CDS encoding DUF255 domain-containing protein, with the protein MRLAWLTQLKSLHIVRAGVLIAGSSVCFQPLSAEIPWRDQLTAAHAEAKAQNKPLLLHFYTDNCVWCDKLEAGAFQSPEVEAAVANGFVPVKIHASESRDLAKMFKVTKFPMDVVVTPEGETLAHTVSPQEPAKYIAMLTQASSKMPAPAAFSPEMYPNNSNTPAAGMQIAGAEHLDVELPNLPKSDIDSRPVDEVAATPAMQSTSESSVGKPAAEMPGGGIASLASARMKTETPATADPQTALDAELDASPKLAMEGFCAVTVIDEDQWIEGNPKFGVVHLGKLYLFSSTEKMDVFLADPMRYTPVLNEIDVVRFFEERRIVPGQRRFGMRDPIHQRMFFFADEASMNHFHDEFERYTDAAIEVMNQAVADANPDTL; encoded by the coding sequence ATGCGACTGGCCTGGCTAACACAACTCAAGTCTCTCCACATCGTTCGTGCTGGCGTGCTCATCGCTGGTAGTTCAGTATGCTTTCAACCGCTCTCGGCAGAGATTCCCTGGCGTGACCAGTTAACGGCGGCTCACGCCGAGGCCAAGGCTCAAAACAAGCCGTTACTCCTCCATTTCTACACCGATAACTGTGTCTGGTGCGATAAACTCGAAGCCGGTGCGTTTCAGTCTCCGGAAGTCGAGGCGGCTGTCGCAAACGGCTTTGTGCCGGTCAAGATTCATGCGAGCGAGTCACGTGACCTGGCGAAAATGTTCAAGGTGACCAAGTTCCCGATGGACGTCGTGGTCACACCGGAGGGTGAGACTCTGGCTCATACGGTCAGTCCCCAGGAGCCAGCCAAGTACATCGCAATGTTGACGCAGGCGAGCAGCAAAATGCCCGCACCGGCCGCCTTTTCGCCGGAGATGTACCCGAACAATTCGAATACACCGGCTGCTGGGATGCAAATTGCAGGCGCTGAGCATCTTGACGTGGAGTTGCCCAACCTGCCCAAGAGCGACATTGATAGCCGGCCGGTTGACGAGGTCGCCGCGACGCCGGCTATGCAGTCCACCTCTGAATCGTCCGTGGGGAAACCTGCCGCAGAGATGCCAGGTGGCGGCATCGCTAGTCTCGCATCAGCGCGAATGAAAACCGAAACACCAGCGACTGCAGACCCCCAGACCGCGTTGGATGCGGAATTGGATGCATCACCGAAACTTGCGATGGAGGGTTTCTGTGCCGTCACGGTGATTGATGAAGATCAGTGGATCGAAGGCAATCCCAAGTTCGGTGTCGTGCATCTAGGCAAGTTATATCTATTCAGCTCGACAGAGAAGATGGATGTTTTTCTCGCCGACCCGATGCGTTACACGCCGGTTCTCAATGAAATCGACGTTGTCCGATTCTTCGAAGAACGCAGGATTGTCCCCGGCCAGCGACGATTTGGCATGCGAGATCCGATCCATCAGCGAATGTTTTTCTTCGCCGATGAAGCGTCCATGAATCACTTCCACGACGAGTTCGAACGCTACACAGACGCGGCGATCGAGGTCATGAATCAAGCCGTCGCTGACGCCAATCCGGACACACTGTGA
- a CDS encoding ABC transporter permease subunit/CPBP intramembrane protease, with protein MNLSWSRLARLSRKELRETLRDRRTILTLVMMPLLVYPLLSMAMNRFLISSAGPGTNGFVVGVGSEQESEWLQSLLLDQRSHPPESILQASGGALADFNVVVTPDGDPNQSLLANELDVAAELTITDGEPSAIEVTAFAGDQASQSARRILIERLHWLRMQDAERIMKDVLPEFTPFEVTTTEIGEPQSGNVLASIIPLVLVLMTITGAVYPAIDLTAGERERGTMEALMASPVPRWWLLLAKYIAVVSVALLTAVANLGAMFVTLTLTGLMSILVGEGGGLGFQEMGYIFLLLVLFSAFFAAVLLSLTSFARSFKEAQAYLIPVMLLALAPAMLSLMPGINLTGPLAVAPLLNIVLLAREILAGDVHPLGATVAVVSTLCYAAGALAIAAKLFGSDAVNRTSDRSIGSLFRRPELATTRPSVGEAGMVIALLLPASFVVSNSLMQWIGRQGSEINVPLQLTLNAVSLIATFGLIPLAATLLGKHRLASTYRLNQSNIGFYIGAAVMSLGAWAFAYEALVLADQWKLALLNEEQLERTRGVLEKWKTISPVLLLSTLALAPAVIEELCFRGYLFSAFRSVLRPWPTIMTTAVLFGLFHVFVGSTLLIERFLPTTLLGIALGWVAYRSGSVLPGMLMHFLHNGSLELVGRYHDKLTFLGAEIEGNRHLPPLWLVIAGGCLLTGILIVHLSPRSTSLEAAKA; from the coding sequence GTGAACCTCTCCTGGTCTCGACTGGCTCGACTCAGCCGCAAAGAGCTACGTGAAACGCTGCGCGATCGCCGCACCATTCTGACGCTCGTCATGATGCCGTTGCTCGTCTATCCGCTGCTGAGCATGGCGATGAATCGGTTTTTAATTTCGTCTGCCGGGCCCGGTACAAATGGTTTTGTCGTCGGCGTAGGCAGCGAACAAGAGAGCGAATGGCTGCAATCGTTGCTCCTCGATCAGCGCAGTCACCCGCCGGAGTCGATCCTGCAGGCTAGCGGCGGCGCACTGGCAGATTTCAACGTCGTCGTCACGCCCGATGGGGATCCAAACCAGTCTCTGCTCGCCAATGAGCTCGACGTCGCGGCAGAACTGACCATCACTGACGGTGAACCCTCAGCAATCGAGGTGACTGCCTTTGCCGGAGATCAAGCCAGCCAATCGGCTCGACGTATTTTAATCGAGCGTTTGCACTGGCTCAGAATGCAAGATGCCGAGCGCATCATGAAAGATGTTCTGCCAGAGTTCACTCCGTTCGAAGTGACAACAACGGAGATTGGTGAGCCACAGAGCGGCAACGTGTTGGCGTCGATCATCCCTTTGGTCTTGGTCCTCATGACCATTACCGGAGCCGTTTATCCCGCGATCGATTTGACTGCAGGCGAACGCGAGCGTGGGACGATGGAAGCGTTGATGGCCTCTCCCGTACCGCGATGGTGGCTGTTGTTGGCGAAATACATCGCCGTGGTGAGCGTGGCGTTGCTGACAGCGGTCGCCAATTTGGGCGCAATGTTCGTCACATTGACGCTGACCGGGCTGATGTCGATCCTGGTGGGTGAAGGTGGCGGACTAGGCTTCCAAGAGATGGGCTACATCTTCTTATTGCTCGTTCTCTTCAGCGCCTTCTTTGCGGCGGTGTTGCTTTCGCTGACCAGCTTCGCTCGATCGTTCAAGGAAGCCCAGGCGTACTTGATTCCGGTCATGCTCCTCGCCCTCGCCCCCGCGATGCTGTCCTTGATGCCCGGCATCAATCTAACAGGTCCGCTCGCGGTTGCTCCGCTGCTGAACATCGTGTTGCTAGCGCGAGAGATTTTAGCTGGCGACGTTCATCCACTCGGGGCGACGGTCGCGGTGGTCTCCACGCTTTGCTACGCAGCTGGCGCGCTGGCGATCGCGGCCAAGCTGTTTGGTAGCGATGCAGTCAACCGCACCAGCGATCGTTCCATCGGATCACTGTTTCGACGTCCCGAACTCGCCACCACACGACCAAGCGTGGGTGAAGCGGGCATGGTAATCGCCCTGCTATTACCTGCCTCGTTTGTCGTTTCAAACTCGTTGATGCAATGGATTGGTCGGCAGGGCAGTGAGATCAATGTGCCACTGCAGCTGACACTGAACGCCGTCTCTCTAATCGCCACGTTCGGATTGATTCCCCTCGCTGCAACCCTCCTTGGTAAACACCGTCTCGCGTCGACGTATCGTTTGAACCAATCCAACATCGGGTTCTACATCGGGGCGGCCGTAATGTCGCTCGGCGCCTGGGCGTTCGCCTATGAGGCGCTTGTGCTGGCCGATCAGTGGAAGCTGGCTCTATTAAACGAAGAGCAACTTGAACGCACCCGCGGAGTGCTTGAGAAATGGAAAACAATCTCGCCGGTGCTATTACTCTCGACGTTGGCGCTCGCTCCCGCAGTCATCGAAGAACTCTGTTTCCGCGGATATCTTTTCTCTGCCTTCCGCAGTGTCTTGCGGCCCTGGCCCACAATCATGACCACAGCAGTGCTGTTCGGCCTGTTTCATGTGTTTGTGGGCAGTACACTATTGATCGAACGTTTTCTGCCGACCACGCTCCTAGGTATCGCACTGGGATGGGTCGCCTATCGCAGCGGTAGCGTGCTGCCCGGCATGCTGATGCATTTTCTTCACAACGGTTCGCTCGAACTCGTGGGACGCTACCACGACAAACTTACGTTCCTCGGAGCGGAGATCGAGGGCAACCGTCACCTGCCGCCACTGTGGTTGGTGATCGCTGGTGGTTGCCTGTTGACAGGAATCCTAATCGTGCACCTGAGCCCACGCTCGACGTCCCTGGAAGCCGCTAAGGCCTAG
- a CDS encoding transglutaminase-like domain-containing protein, which translates to MSHAAFSRRHWLAASSGLLAAAALRSPNACAQVVAGPAEPAAEPDGGDSSAPTYGEAKSFDWQFGMKLSTPVTFTAGLGTFPIPMDWPEQTVTLASRDVSGPVTQLQTRDLQGGARQAVVGIARMTAHQSLDVLLNVRIDKRNIIAPTQTDSLVIPKRVPREMRAYLGNSPMIDATHGKIRLLSRELAAEAVDDTSAWQTVRRIYDRVREQVTYTEGPIRNASDALQDGKGDCEDMTSLFVALCRNANIPARMVWIPGHCYPEFYLEEQAGGEASGHWYPCQAAGTEQFGEMQEDRPILQKGDRFKIPEQRQIVRYVSEYFRCDRSGQASPSVKFVSEMQHSD; encoded by the coding sequence ATGAGCCACGCAGCGTTTTCTCGTCGCCACTGGTTGGCCGCATCGAGCGGCTTGCTCGCCGCCGCCGCACTCCGTTCGCCCAACGCCTGCGCGCAGGTAGTCGCTGGCCCCGCCGAACCGGCAGCCGAGCCGGACGGTGGCGACTCGTCAGCGCCGACCTACGGCGAAGCAAAGTCCTTCGACTGGCAGTTCGGAATGAAGCTCAGCACGCCGGTTACATTTACCGCCGGGCTGGGCACCTTTCCCATTCCGATGGACTGGCCCGAACAAACCGTCACGCTGGCCAGTCGGGACGTGTCGGGGCCAGTCACTCAGTTGCAGACGCGAGATCTGCAGGGTGGTGCGCGGCAAGCTGTTGTGGGAATCGCCCGCATGACGGCCCATCAATCGCTCGACGTGCTGCTGAATGTGCGGATTGATAAACGAAACATTATTGCACCGACGCAAACCGATTCCCTGGTAATCCCCAAACGCGTCCCGCGTGAAATGCGTGCGTACCTGGGGAATAGTCCGATGATTGATGCCACTCATGGCAAGATTCGATTGCTCTCACGAGAACTCGCCGCCGAGGCGGTAGATGATACGTCCGCATGGCAAACGGTTCGACGTATCTACGATCGCGTACGCGAGCAAGTCACCTACACTGAGGGACCGATTCGTAACGCGTCGGACGCACTTCAAGATGGCAAGGGTGATTGCGAAGACATGACGAGCTTGTTCGTGGCTCTGTGCCGAAACGCCAATATTCCCGCGAGAATGGTCTGGATCCCAGGGCACTGCTACCCTGAGTTTTATCTGGAGGAACAGGCCGGCGGGGAAGCCTCGGGGCACTGGTATCCTTGCCAAGCTGCGGGGACTGAGCAGTTTGGCGAGATGCAGGAGGATCGTCCGATTCTGCAGAAAGGTGATCGCTTCAAAATTCCCGAGCAGCGACAAATCGTTCGCTACGTGAGCGAGTATTTCCGCTGCGACCGGTCCGGCCAAGCGTCTCCGAGTGTGAAATTTGTCAGCGAGATGCAGCACTCCGATTGA
- a CDS encoding ATP-binding cassette domain-containing protein, whose amino-acid sequence MLQIHGLTKRFVAENETVCAVDDLSFAVAPGEVFGLLGPNGAGKTTTLRMVLGLIAPDSGDAEVAGIPTSTDPFTAKAKLGFVSASDGVYPWLSVREMLLYFADLYGVDPNHASERLRTLAEVMDIQGLLDRRAGTLSTGQRQRVTLVRGLIHDPPVMLLDEPTRGLDVVGVQTIFRYISHLRQEGKAVVVCTHRLDEAERLCDRFGLLHRGRMQYEGNLSELRRVTGRNHLVEMFDDLMNHSSSPIETAT is encoded by the coding sequence ATGCTGCAAATTCACGGGTTGACGAAGCGATTTGTGGCCGAAAACGAGACCGTCTGTGCCGTCGACGACTTGTCCTTCGCGGTCGCCCCTGGAGAGGTCTTTGGTCTGCTCGGCCCCAACGGAGCAGGAAAAACAACCACACTCAGAATGGTATTGGGGTTGATCGCACCGGACAGCGGAGATGCGGAAGTCGCGGGGATTCCTACGTCGACCGATCCATTTACTGCGAAAGCGAAGCTCGGGTTTGTCTCTGCCAGCGATGGCGTGTACCCGTGGCTGAGTGTGCGTGAGATGCTCCTGTATTTCGCCGATTTGTATGGAGTGGATCCCAATCACGCTAGCGAACGTTTACGGACCCTTGCAGAGGTCATGGATATCCAAGGACTGCTGGATCGGCGGGCGGGGACGCTCTCGACGGGTCAACGGCAGCGGGTGACTTTGGTGCGGGGGTTGATTCATGATCCGCCCGTCATGTTGCTCGACGAACCCACCCGTGGACTCGATGTCGTGGGCGTGCAGACTATTTTCCGGTACATTTCCCACCTCCGCCAAGAAGGCAAAGCGGTCGTGGTGTGCACTCACCGGCTCGATGAAGCTGAGCGATTGTGTGACCGCTTTGGATTATTGCACCGCGGCAGAATGCAATACGAGGGCAATCTTTCCGAACTGCGCCGCGTGACTGGGCGGAACCATCTCGTCGAGATGTTCGATGACCTCATGAATCACTCCTCCTCCCCGATTGAAACTGCTACGTGA
- a CDS encoding DUF1559 domain-containing protein, translating into MGLAVHNFEFSMEHLPSGSINPTGPVLNEPVGQDVGYLVQLCPYIEQQGIANHFDISLGTYDAANAPARKQTIATFICPSSPYAPNTEGTSGLTNYAGCYHHTEAPIDTNNTGLMFLNSHVRYGEITDGSSHTILIGEMLPQLDSLGWASGTRASLRNTGWFAGKSMTPGATDIAPYPRPRLAGSGPVLTASSEDRMADIEFVGGFDSYHAGGAQFCFADGSIRFLSLSVDPALYQKLGNRADGAMMGTEY; encoded by the coding sequence TTGGGACTTGCAGTTCATAATTTCGAGTTTTCGATGGAGCACCTGCCCTCTGGATCCATCAACCCAACCGGACCGGTTTTGAACGAACCCGTCGGACAGGATGTCGGCTATCTGGTGCAGTTGTGCCCTTACATCGAACAGCAAGGTATCGCCAATCATTTTGATATCTCGTTGGGAACCTATGACGCCGCCAACGCACCAGCCCGGAAGCAGACCATCGCCACGTTCATTTGTCCGTCATCACCTTACGCCCCCAACACGGAGGGCACCTCTGGCCTGACGAATTATGCGGGCTGCTATCACCATACCGAGGCCCCGATCGACACGAACAACACGGGATTGATGTTTCTGAACAGCCATGTGCGATATGGAGAAATCACTGACGGCAGCTCTCACACGATCTTGATCGGTGAGATGCTGCCACAGCTCGATAGCTTGGGGTGGGCTTCGGGAACGCGAGCATCGCTGCGCAACACCGGCTGGTTTGCGGGCAAATCGATGACGCCCGGTGCCACGGATATCGCACCCTATCCACGACCGAGACTCGCTGGCAGCGGTCCGGTCTTGACCGCATCAAGCGAAGATCGGATGGCAGACATTGAATTTGTCGGTGGCTTTGACAGCTACCATGCAGGGGGCGCCCAGTTTTGTTTCGCCGACGGCTCGATTCGATTTTTGAGTCTATCCGTCGATCCCGCCCTCTACCAGAAACTCGGCAATCGGGCAGATGGAGCGATGATGGGGACGGAATATTAG